One stretch of Thermoanaerobaculia bacterium DNA includes these proteins:
- a CDS encoding response regulator transcription factor produces MSPKPLIHVVDDDDSLRSALLLLLSAGGFEARGYGSAGDFLLNPLPDRPGCVLLDLRMPGPSGLDLQEALRDKGIRLPVIFLTGHADVPTSVRAMKTGAVDFLAKPVERETLFEALQRALALDAAGRADRAEASRLRARFANLTPREREVFELVVAGRLNKQIAGQLGIAERTVKADRAQVLAKLGVGSAAELGAYAERLRQLAAG; encoded by the coding sequence ATGAGTCCGAAGCCGCTCATCCATGTCGTCGACGACGACGACTCCCTGCGCTCCGCGCTGCTGCTGCTGCTCTCGGCCGGTGGCTTCGAGGCGCGGGGCTACGGCTCGGCGGGCGACTTCCTGCTGAATCCCCTCCCTGACCGGCCTGGCTGCGTGCTCCTCGACCTGCGCATGCCGGGCCCCTCCGGCCTCGACCTGCAGGAGGCCCTGCGCGACAAGGGCATCCGGTTGCCGGTCATCTTCCTGACAGGCCACGCCGACGTGCCGACGAGCGTGCGGGCGATGAAGACCGGCGCGGTCGATTTCCTCGCCAAGCCGGTCGAGCGCGAAACGCTCTTCGAGGCGCTTCAAAGAGCGCTCGCGCTCGACGCCGCCGGACGCGCCGATCGCGCCGAAGCGAGCCGGCTGCGCGCCCGCTTCGCGAACCTCACGCCACGCGAACGCGAGGTCTTCGAGCTCGTCGTCGCCGGCCGTCTCAACAAGCAGATCGCCGGCCAGCTGGGTATCGCCGAACGCACCGTCAAAGCCGACCGCGCGCAGGTTCTCGCCAAGCTGGGAGTCGGCTCCGCGGCAGAGCTCGGCGCCTACGCCGAGCGGCTGCGCCAGCTCGCCGCCGGCTGA